The following nucleotide sequence is from bacterium.
TGGAGACCGCCAAGAACGGCAAGGAATCCATCATTATCTCCGAGCTGCCCTACGAGGTCAACAAGGCCACCATGATCGAGAAGATCGCCGAACTGGTCAAGGACAAGAAGGTGGACGGCATCGCCGACCTGCGCGACGAATCGGACCGCGACGGGATGCGGGTGGTGATAGGCCTGAAGCGCGACGCCGACCCCCGGCTGACCATCAACCAGCTTTACCAGCACACCCAGTTCCAGACCAGTTTTGGGGTGATCATGCTGGCCCTGGTGGACGGGGTGCCCAAGGTGATCACCCTGAAAGAGGCCCTCAGCAAGTTCATAGAATTCCGGGTGGAGGTGGTGACCCGGCGCACCAAATACGAACTGGCCCAGGCCGAGAAGCGGGCCCATATCCTGGAAGGCCTGAAGATAGCCATCGACAACATCGACGAAGTGGTCCGGATCATCAAGAAGTCGCCCAATGTGGACGAGGCCCGGTCTTCGCTGATGAAAAAATTCAAACTCTCCGAGATCCAGGCCCAGGCCATTCTGGACATGACCCTCAAGCGCCTGACCTCACTGGAGACCAAGAAGATCGACGAGGAGTACG
It contains:
- a CDS encoding DNA gyrase subunit A; this encodes TNIPPHNLGEICDAISLLIEDPELAPEKLLKTVKGPDFPTGGMIMGVSGIRDAYLTGRGKIMIRGRANVETAKNGKESIIISELPYEVNKATMIEKIAELVKDKKVDGIADLRDESDRDGMRVVIGLKRDADPRLTINQLYQHTQFQTSFGVIMLALVDGVPKVITLKEALSKFIEFRVEVVTRRTKYELAQAEKRAHILEGLKIAIDNIDEVVRIIKKSPNVDEARSSLMKKFKLSEIQAQAILDMTLKRLTSLETKKIDEEYEELLKLITKLKGILDSKRRLMGVIREEITELKKKYADPRRTEILAATEEKFSVADLLAEEEMVIPISHAGDIARVSVRSD